Proteins co-encoded in one Paracrocinitomix mangrovi genomic window:
- a CDS encoding GNAT family N-acetyltransferase has product MSNIQIRKATPNDMDKVLELIRELAIYENAEEQVSNTADQLRKDGFGEHPRFECFVADEENEVIGFALFYTSYSTWKGTCLYLEDLLVTESKRRSGIGKLLFDKVLETAKERGAKRFEWQVLDWNEPAISFYKKYNADLDPEWINGKIFL; this is encoded by the coding sequence ATGAGCAATATCCAAATTAGAAAAGCAACACCAAATGACATGGACAAGGTGTTGGAATTAATCCGAGAATTAGCGATTTACGAAAATGCTGAAGAACAGGTCAGTAATACAGCAGATCAATTGCGTAAAGATGGATTTGGAGAGCATCCCAGATTTGAGTGTTTTGTTGCAGATGAAGAAAATGAGGTAATCGGTTTTGCCTTATTTTATACTTCATATTCTACCTGGAAAGGAACTTGTTTATATCTGGAGGATTTATTAGTTACTGAATCAAAAAGAAGGAGTGGTATAGGTAAATTACTTTTTGATAAAGTGCTTGAAACTGCTAAGGAAAGAGGTGCAAAGAGATTTGAGTGGCAGGTTTTAGATTGGAATGAACCGGCCATCTCTTTTTATAAGAAGTACAATGCAGATTTGGATCCGGAATGGATCAATGGTAAGATCTTTTTATAG
- a CDS encoding DUF6252 family protein, with protein sequence MREGLLWILSLLMLGACSKTNSENILPDATSNGLHTMGFYLNGETWLPYDKGNYKDHELPHPTITNDGGLRISATRIDDQQSARNWFCIEVPQGCFEVGRYDLASEYCTAPYQTFYYGSNSHKSAEYYEIDTLSPHFIDITNYNKEDQIISGTFEFDAISAQKDTLQFRSGRFDLHYKTL encoded by the coding sequence ATGAGGGAAGGATTATTGTGGATATTGTCATTATTAATGTTAGGAGCTTGTTCCAAAACAAATTCAGAAAACATTTTACCGGATGCTACCAGTAATGGATTACACACCATGGGATTTTATTTAAATGGTGAAACCTGGTTACCATATGATAAAGGAAACTACAAAGATCACGAATTACCTCATCCAACTATTACTAATGACGGAGGTTTAAGAATCTCCGCTACACGAATAGATGATCAACAGTCTGCTAGAAACTGGTTCTGCATTGAAGTTCCTCAAGGTTGTTTTGAAGTTGGAAGATATGATTTAGCCAGTGAATACTGCACAGCTCCTTACCAAACTTTTTATTACGGTTCAAACAGTCATAAATCTGCAGAGTATTATGAGATAGACACCTTATCTCCGCACTTTATAGACATTACCAATTACAATAAAGAAGATCAAATAATATCCGGCACTTTTGAATTTGATGCTATTTCAGCACAAAAAGACACTTTACAATTCAGATCAGGAAGATTTGACCTTCATTACAAGACACTATAA
- a CDS encoding polyprenyl synthetase family protein has protein sequence MKSEDKKLNEMLSQIESYRSHITNEIAATQFPEAPLNLYEPVKYILDLGGKRMRPILSMMACEMFSGEYQKALNAAMGVEIFHNFTLIHDDIMDEAPLRRGKETVHKKWNERVGLLSGDALMIESYKRLSQYTPELLPRILKLYNITAIEVCEGQQMDMDFESREDVTIDEYIVMIRKKTAVLLGCSLQLGALVGGSSDKDAQDLYEFGTNLGIAFQLQDDILDVFADQSKFGKQVGGDIIANKKTYLLLKALETANSSQLSRLKTLFNETDLNKKVEGVKEIYAELDIQNKSIEKMELFYKTAMKNLDDVNVDESKKMPLRTLANFLLSRES, from the coding sequence ATGAAAAGCGAAGACAAAAAACTAAACGAAATGTTAAGTCAAATTGAATCCTATCGTTCGCACATTACGAATGAAATTGCGGCAACCCAGTTTCCTGAGGCTCCACTGAACTTATACGAACCTGTAAAATACATCTTAGACTTAGGAGGTAAAAGAATGCGTCCTATCTTATCTATGATGGCCTGTGAAATGTTTTCAGGTGAATATCAAAAAGCTTTAAATGCCGCTATGGGTGTTGAGATTTTTCACAACTTCACCCTCATTCATGATGACATAATGGATGAAGCGCCGTTGAGAAGAGGTAAAGAAACAGTTCACAAAAAATGGAATGAGCGCGTTGGTTTGTTAAGTGGAGATGCACTTATGATAGAAAGCTACAAGCGCTTATCACAATACACCCCAGAATTACTACCTAGGATATTAAAACTGTATAACATCACTGCAATTGAAGTTTGCGAAGGTCAGCAAATGGATATGGACTTTGAAAGCAGAGAAGATGTAACTATTGACGAATACATTGTTATGATTCGTAAGAAGACTGCAGTTTTATTAGGATGTAGTTTACAATTAGGTGCATTGGTTGGTGGATCTTCAGATAAAGATGCTCAGGATCTTTATGAATTTGGTACCAACCTGGGAATAGCATTTCAATTACAAGATGACATTTTAGATGTATTTGCAGATCAAAGCAAGTTTGGAAAACAGGTTGGTGGAGATATTATCGCCAATAAAAAGACTTACTTGTTATTGAAGGCACTGGAAACAGCTAATTCAAGCCAATTAAGCAGATTAAAAACTTTGTTTAACGAAACAGACCTGAATAAAAAGGTAGAGGGAGTTAAAGAAATTTATGCTGAGTTAGACATCCAAAATAAGTCAATTGAAAAGATGGAGTTATTTTACAAGACAGCCATGAAAAATTTGGATGATGTTAACGTAGATGAATCCAAAAAAATGCCTTTAAGAACGCTTGCAAATTTTCTATTATCAAGAGAATCGTAA